One segment of Neobacillus endophyticus DNA contains the following:
- a CDS encoding Stp1/IreP family PP2C-type Ser/Thr phosphatase, giving the protein MNSVFLTDQGKVRLHNEDAGGVFINQDGNRLAVVADGMGGHRAGDVASGMTLSHLKQEWEASKGITTADVAEKWLMEQISKVNGMLFEHANNHLECDGMGTTIVAAITTDGFAALAHIGDSRGYILNESGFSQITEDHSLVNELVRTGQITKEDAEHHPRKNVLLRALGTERTVEMDIKTITFEEGDILLLCSDGLSNKVSENELAEILVMEVDLTQRASTLITLANDYGGEDNITLTIVEFPKSGKGDV; this is encoded by the coding sequence ATGAACTCAGTATTTCTGACAGACCAAGGGAAGGTGCGTCTTCATAATGAAGATGCCGGTGGTGTGTTTATCAATCAGGACGGAAATCGCCTTGCCGTTGTAGCAGACGGCATGGGCGGCCACCGTGCCGGGGATGTTGCCAGCGGAATGACATTATCCCATTTAAAACAAGAATGGGAAGCTTCGAAGGGAATTACAACTGCCGATGTTGCCGAGAAGTGGCTGATGGAACAAATTTCAAAGGTAAATGGAATGCTGTTTGAGCATGCCAATAATCATTTGGAATGTGATGGGATGGGGACAACCATTGTTGCTGCCATTACAACGGATGGCTTTGCTGCATTGGCACATATTGGTGACAGCAGAGGCTATATTTTAAATGAATCCGGTTTTTCGCAAATTACAGAAGACCATTCTCTCGTGAATGAACTGGTAAGGACAGGACAAATTACCAAAGAGGATGCCGAACATCACCCGCGGAAGAATGTTTTATTGCGGGCTCTGGGAACGGAACGAACAGTGGAAATGGATATTAAAACGATTACATTTGAAGAAGGGGATATTCTGTTATTGTGCTCTGACGGGCTGTCAAATAAAGTAAGTGAAAACGAATTGGCTGAAATTCTTGTAATGGAAGTCGATTTGACACAAAGAGCTAGTACACTTATTACTCTTGCAAATGATTACGGTGGAGAAGATAACATTACATTGACGATTGTTGAGTTCCCTAAAAGCGGCAAGGGTGATGTTTAA
- a CDS encoding Asp23/Gls24 family envelope stress response protein produces MSVELKTKYGQIDISNEVIATIAGGAAIECYGIVGMASKNQIKDGISEILRRENFTRGVLVRQENEALHIDMYIIVSYGTKISEIAHNVQSKVKYTLDQTVGLAVDSVNIYVQGVRVTNP; encoded by the coding sequence ATGTCTGTTGAACTAAAAACGAAGTACGGACAAATTGATATATCAAATGAAGTAATCGCTACCATCGCCGGAGGAGCGGCAATCGAATGTTATGGTATTGTTGGGATGGCTTCAAAGAATCAAATCAAAGATGGTATTTCGGAAATCTTAAGACGGGAAAATTTTACCCGGGGTGTTCTTGTTCGTCAGGAAAATGAAGCATTACATATTGATATGTACATTATTGTCAGTTATGGAACGAAAATCTCAGAAATTGCCCATAACGTGCAATCAAAGGTTAAATATACCCTCGATCAAACTGTTGGACTTGCCGTTGACTCGGTAAATATTTACGTTCAGGGAGTTCGTGTAACGAATCCGTAG
- the spoVM gene encoding stage V sporulation protein SpoVM has protein sequence MKFYTIKLPKFLGGIVRAMIGVFKKND, from the coding sequence ATGAAATTTTATACAATTAAACTGCCAAAATTTTTAGGCGGGATTGTCCGGGCGATGATTGGTGTGTTTAAGAAAAACGATTAG
- the rsgA gene encoding ribosome small subunit-dependent GTPase A translates to MPEGKIVKALSGFYYVLHNQELIQCRGRGVFRKNKVTPLVGDEVVFQAENDTEGYILEVKERKNELVRPPIANVDQAILVFSAVEPDFSTVLLDRFLVLVEYNHIKPLICITKMDLTNEKQKMNIAGYAHDYEEAGYDVILTSSETESGIQQLYPHIEDRITVVAGQSGVGKSSLLNVLRPDLELKTNDISSHLGRGKHTTRHVELIKIGNGLVADTPGFSSLDFTEIEADELTSCFPELLNASENCKFRGCLHVSEPKCGVKQAVESGEIPIYRYEHYLDFLKEIKDRKPRY, encoded by the coding sequence ATGCCTGAAGGGAAAATTGTAAAAGCATTAAGTGGATTTTATTATGTTCTGCATAATCAGGAATTAATTCAGTGCCGTGGCAGAGGGGTGTTTAGAAAAAACAAGGTTACCCCGCTGGTCGGCGATGAAGTTGTGTTTCAAGCAGAGAATGACACAGAAGGTTATATTTTAGAAGTGAAGGAACGTAAGAATGAACTTGTAAGGCCGCCAATAGCGAATGTGGATCAGGCCATTCTTGTCTTTTCAGCAGTTGAGCCGGATTTCAGTACGGTTTTATTGGACCGCTTTCTTGTGCTGGTTGAATATAATCACATTAAACCACTAATTTGTATTACGAAGATGGACTTGACAAATGAAAAACAAAAGATGAATATTGCAGGTTATGCTCATGACTATGAGGAAGCGGGATATGATGTGATCCTCACTTCTTCAGAAACTGAAAGCGGAATCCAACAATTATATCCTCATATTGAAGATAGAATAACGGTCGTTGCTGGTCAATCGGGTGTTGGAAAATCCTCATTATTAAATGTACTGCGCCCTGATCTGGAACTAAAAACGAATGACATTTCTTCACATTTAGGGCGAGGAAAACATACGACAAGACATGTAGAGCTAATAAAAATAGGCAATGGACTTGTTGCGGATACTCCAGGTTTCAGCTCATTGGATTTTACAGAAATTGAAGCAGATGAATTAACTTCGTGTTTTCCTGAATTATTAAATGCCAGTGAAAATTGTAAATTCCGCGGCTGTTTGCATGTTAGTGAGCCGAAATGCGGAGTGAAGCAAGCGGTAGAATCAGGTGAAATCCCTATATACCGTTATGAACATTATCTGGATTTTCTAAAGGAAATAAAAGATAGAAAGCCGAGGTATTAA
- the sdaAB gene encoding L-serine ammonia-lyase, iron-sulfur-dependent subunit beta, whose translation MKYRSVFDIIGPVMIGPSSSHTAGAARIGRVARSLFGREPKWANISLYGSFAETYKGHGTDVAIVGGLLDFDTDDTRIIDAIKIAEERGMKLRFIEEDAVTDHPNTARIIIGDHNGELELVGISIGGGKIEITELNGFELKLSGNHPAILVVHNDRFGAIASVANTLAKYEINIGHMEVARKDVGKMALMTIEVDQNIDNKLIEELEQLPNILKVTKIVD comes from the coding sequence ATGAAATATCGAAGCGTGTTTGACATCATTGGCCCGGTTATGATTGGTCCATCAAGCTCACATACAGCTGGTGCAGCAAGAATCGGCAGAGTCGCAAGAAGCTTGTTTGGCAGAGAACCTAAATGGGCGAATATATCTCTTTATGGCTCGTTCGCTGAAACATATAAAGGTCATGGGACAGATGTTGCAATTGTTGGAGGTTTATTAGATTTTGATACAGATGATACAAGGATCATCGATGCCATCAAAATTGCCGAGGAACGCGGGATGAAATTGCGTTTTATTGAGGAAGATGCGGTAACCGATCATCCCAATACTGCAAGAATCATCATTGGCGATCATAATGGAGAACTGGAACTGGTGGGAATATCGATTGGCGGCGGAAAGATTGAAATTACCGAACTAAACGGTTTTGAATTAAAATTGTCGGGAAATCATCCTGCCATCCTTGTTGTTCATAACGATCGCTTCGGAGCGATTGCCAGTGTAGCGAACACACTGGCAAAATATGAAATTAATATCGGTCATATGGAAGTAGCAAGGAAGGATGTAGGAAAAATGGCGCTGATGACCATTGAGGTAGACCAGAACATTGATAATAAACTAATTGAAGAACTTGAACAGTTGCCAAATATTTTAAAAGTAACGAAAATAGTTGATTAA
- a CDS encoding DAK2 domain-containing protein, with product MSITALDGKRFAEMVIQGANNLAANAKMVDALNVFPVPDGDTGTNMNLSMTSGAKEVKNNVQEHIGKVGAALSKGLLMGARGNSGVILSQLFRGFSKSIEAKASIDGKDFATALEAGVETAYKAVMKPVEGTILTVAKDAAKKGTQTAQISSDIVAIMEEVLKEAKASLRRTPELLPVLKEVGVVDSGGQGLVCVYEGFLAQLKGEKLPDSPNILPSLDELVSAEHHKSAQSHLNTEDIIFGYCTEFMVKFESNKISKTPFSEERFRNDLSKFGDSLLVVADEELVKVHIHSEQPGEVLTYGQRYGSLINMKIENMRQQHSSIVGHTQTPLISEKQLPPKEKQEYGIVAVSMGEGIAKLFKSIGANAVIEGGQTMNPSTEDIVKAIKEINAKKVFILPNNKNIIMAAKQAAEVSEEEVYVIPSKTVPQGLTAVLSFNPSQDVQANEAAMNEALQHVKTGQITFAVRDTQIDGLDIEKDDFMGIAEGKIIVKNKDKRKAAEDLLTQMIDEDAEILTIIYGEDITEDEVSKLSQFVEETFGNVEIEIHNGKQPLYSYIFSIE from the coding sequence GTGTCTATTACAGCATTAGATGGAAAGCGTTTTGCCGAGATGGTCATTCAAGGGGCCAATAACTTGGCTGCGAATGCCAAAATGGTGGATGCATTAAACGTTTTCCCAGTACCCGATGGTGATACTGGAACAAATATGAATTTATCAATGACCTCCGGGGCAAAAGAAGTGAAAAACAATGTCCAAGAACATATTGGTAAAGTCGGAGCAGCTCTTTCTAAAGGTCTGCTGATGGGAGCACGGGGAAATTCAGGGGTTATTCTTTCCCAGCTATTTCGGGGCTTCTCAAAGTCAATTGAAGCTAAAGCCTCCATTGATGGCAAAGATTTCGCAACAGCATTGGAAGCTGGGGTAGAAACTGCTTATAAAGCTGTGATGAAGCCTGTTGAAGGGACTATTCTTACTGTTGCAAAAGATGCCGCGAAAAAAGGTACACAAACCGCGCAAATATCTTCGGATATTGTTGCTATCATGGAGGAAGTTTTAAAAGAAGCCAAAGCTTCCTTAAGGCGCACACCTGAATTACTTCCGGTTTTAAAAGAGGTAGGTGTCGTTGATAGTGGTGGTCAAGGACTTGTTTGTGTATACGAAGGTTTTCTGGCGCAATTAAAAGGTGAGAAACTTCCTGATTCACCTAATATTCTCCCGTCATTGGATGAATTGGTAAGTGCTGAACATCATAAAAGCGCCCAAAGTCATTTGAATACAGAAGATATCATTTTTGGCTACTGTACGGAATTTATGGTGAAGTTTGAATCTAATAAAATTTCAAAGACTCCTTTTTCGGAGGAGCGCTTCCGCAACGACTTAAGTAAATTTGGAGACTCATTGCTTGTTGTTGCAGACGAAGAGCTTGTTAAGGTTCATATTCATTCGGAACAACCCGGTGAAGTGTTGACATATGGCCAGCGTTATGGAAGTTTGATTAATATGAAGATTGAAAACATGCGCCAGCAGCATTCAAGCATTGTCGGCCATACACAAACTCCATTGATTTCTGAAAAGCAGCTACCTCCTAAGGAAAAACAGGAGTATGGAATTGTTGCTGTTTCAATGGGCGAAGGAATCGCAAAGTTATTCAAAAGCATTGGGGCTAATGCTGTAATAGAAGGTGGACAAACGATGAATCCAAGCACAGAGGATATCGTTAAAGCAATAAAAGAAATAAATGCTAAAAAGGTATTTATTTTACCGAATAACAAAAACATTATTATGGCTGCAAAACAGGCTGCAGAAGTTTCAGAAGAAGAAGTTTATGTTATCCCTTCTAAAACTGTACCGCAAGGATTAACGGCGGTACTTTCGTTTAATCCGTCACAAGATGTTCAAGCGAATGAAGCAGCAATGAATGAAGCGTTGCAGCATGTAAAGACTGGACAAATTACCTTTGCTGTACGCGACACTCAAATTGATGGTTTAGATATTGAAAAAGATGATTTTATGGGAATTGCCGAAGGAAAAATTATCGTAAAAAATAAAGACAAACGAAAAGCGGCTGAAGATCTGCTTACCCAAATGATCGATGAAGACGCTGAAATTTTAACCATCATTTATGGTGAAGACATTACAGAAGACGAAGTCAGCAAACTTAGCCAGTTTGTGGAAGAAACGTTTGGAAATGTTGAAATTGAGATTCATAATGGAAAACAACCATTATATTCTTATATCTTTTCAATTGAATAA
- the pknB gene encoding Stk1 family PASTA domain-containing Ser/Thr kinase, protein MFIGKRLSDRYKILDIIGGGGMANVYLAHDMILDRDVAVKMLRLDFANDEEFIRRFHREAQSATSLAHPNIVSIYDVGEEGDLYYIVMEYVEGQTLKKYIQQRSPLILEDIIRIMSQLTSAIAHAHHNHIIHRDIKPHNILVDHNGNVKITDFGIAMALSATSITQTNSVLGSVHYLSPEQARGGMANEKSDIYSLGIVMFELLTGRLPFSGESAVSIALKHLQSETPSVRRWNPSIPQSVENIVLKATAKDPFHRYNNVEEMEEDLRTSLDPERMDEPKFELPLDDEATKAIPVITSDHPVKNLDETLVHNQEKAAVHAANTDHNTKSAKKKRKKWPIILISTFLVLAILGTAAVLILPGLMASKDIKIPDVTGMNVDDAVSKLKSKGIGIGKKFQIPDEMVKKGKVIRTDPDAGNTVKENTKINLYISSGKEKYELSDYVGRQYDDVLRLLDDQNFKEIKKIEKNDDSDPGTIISQNPPGGKKVVPEDTVLEFEVSIGPEKIVLKDLTQYNLKGAQDYASLVGLNLDASQQKYDDNIPAGMVLSQSPAPGTSLQKGDKVTVVISKGKEVKPPKSVTKDITIPYDPPVPGEPGQKQQVQIYIEDMNHSMTEPAQTFDITETKTVPIELNIPYGGKAGYKVIRDSKVILDEVINYNDVP, encoded by the coding sequence ATGTTTATTGGAAAAAGATTGAGCGACCGCTATAAAATCCTCGATATAATTGGTGGCGGAGGGATGGCAAATGTCTACCTTGCCCATGACATGATTCTTGACCGCGATGTAGCAGTAAAAATGCTTCGTCTTGATTTTGCAAATGATGAAGAATTTATCCGAAGATTTCATAGGGAAGCACAATCAGCGACAAGTCTTGCCCATCCGAATATTGTTAGTATTTATGATGTGGGTGAGGAAGGCGATCTTTATTATATTGTGATGGAGTATGTGGAGGGGCAGACATTAAAAAAATACATACAACAAAGGTCTCCACTAATACTAGAGGATATCATACGGATCATGAGTCAGTTGACTTCAGCTATTGCTCATGCCCATCATAACCATATCATTCATCGTGATATCAAACCGCATAATATTTTAGTCGATCATAATGGAAATGTTAAAATTACTGACTTTGGCATCGCCATGGCATTAAGTGCAACGAGTATTACTCAAACGAATTCTGTCCTGGGATCTGTACATTATTTATCGCCAGAACAGGCTCGCGGCGGCATGGCAAATGAGAAATCTGATATTTATTCCCTTGGCATTGTCATGTTTGAATTATTAACTGGCAGGCTTCCGTTTTCTGGTGAATCAGCTGTTTCGATTGCCTTAAAACATCTACAATCGGAAACGCCGTCGGTTAGACGCTGGAATCCAAGTATTCCGCAGAGTGTAGAAAACATCGTTCTAAAGGCAACCGCAAAGGATCCCTTTCATCGTTACAATAATGTAGAAGAAATGGAAGAAGACTTGCGTACATCACTTGATCCGGAAAGAATGGATGAACCTAAATTTGAATTGCCGTTAGATGATGAAGCCACAAAGGCAATACCGGTCATTACAAGTGATCATCCTGTGAAAAATTTGGATGAAACCCTTGTGCATAATCAGGAAAAGGCCGCAGTCCATGCAGCGAATACCGATCATAATACAAAGTCTGCCAAGAAAAAACGAAAAAAATGGCCGATAATATTAATATCTACTTTTTTGGTACTAGCGATACTTGGAACGGCAGCTGTTCTGATTTTACCGGGATTGATGGCATCAAAGGACATAAAGATACCGGACGTTACTGGTATGAATGTAGATGATGCTGTTTCTAAACTGAAATCTAAAGGAATTGGAATAGGGAAAAAATTTCAAATACCGGATGAAATGGTGAAAAAGGGAAAAGTAATTAGGACGGATCCTGATGCAGGCAATACAGTAAAGGAAAATACTAAGATCAATCTTTATATAAGTTCCGGGAAAGAAAAATATGAATTGTCCGATTATGTAGGACGTCAGTATGATGATGTTCTCCGCTTATTAGATGATCAAAACTTTAAAGAAATTAAAAAAATAGAGAAAAACGATGATAGTGATCCAGGAACGATTATTAGTCAAAACCCTCCTGGAGGTAAAAAAGTTGTACCAGAGGATACAGTTTTGGAATTTGAAGTGAGTATAGGACCTGAGAAAATTGTCTTAAAGGATTTAACGCAATACAATTTAAAAGGTGCCCAGGACTATGCTTCATTAGTGGGACTTAATCTTGATGCTTCACAGCAAAAGTATGATGATAATATTCCAGCTGGAATGGTTCTTTCGCAGTCTCCTGCTCCTGGAACGTCATTGCAGAAAGGCGATAAGGTCACAGTAGTTATTTCAAAAGGCAAAGAAGTGAAGCCGCCAAAAAGTGTAACAAAAGATATAACGATTCCATATGACCCGCCTGTCCCTGGTGAACCGGGACAGAAGCAGCAGGTTCAAATATATATAGAGGATATGAACCATAGCATGACTGAGCCTGCCCAGACCTTTGATATTACTGAAACAAAGACGGTTCCGATTGAATTAAACATCCCATATGGCGGTAAAGCTGGCTATAAAGTGATTCGGGATAGTAAGGTTATTTTAGATGAAGTGATTAATTATAATGATGTACCTTGA
- the rlmN gene encoding 23S rRNA (adenine(2503)-C(2))-methyltransferase RlmN — translation MEQLNTTKMDTALEQKKSIYSLELHELKGWLKEIGEKPFRADQIFDWLYQKRVTSFEEMNNLSKTLRDQLASHFQMTTLNTLIQQTSSDGTIKFLFELHDGFSIETVLMRHEYGNSICVTTQVGCRIGCTFCASTLGGLKRHLEAGEIVAQVVKVQQALDETNERVSSVVIMGIGEPFDNYNNMLSFLKIINHDKGLNIGARHITVSTSGIIPKIYEFADENMQINFAISLHAPNTELRSKLMPINKAYKLDDLMKAVRYYIDKTGRRISFEYGLFGGVNDSIEHAEELAELIKGLKCHVNLIPVNYVPERDYVRTPKDKIFAFERTLKSRGINVTIRREQGSDIDAACGQLRAKERKEETM, via the coding sequence TTGGAACAATTAAATACAACGAAGATGGACACAGCATTGGAACAAAAAAAATCCATTTATTCACTCGAGCTTCACGAATTAAAAGGTTGGCTGAAGGAGATAGGCGAAAAGCCGTTTCGAGCCGACCAAATTTTTGACTGGCTTTATCAAAAAAGGGTGACATCCTTTGAAGAAATGAATAATCTCTCAAAAACGTTGCGAGACCAGCTTGCTTCGCATTTTCAAATGACTACCCTAAATACATTGATACAGCAAACATCGTCTGATGGAACCATTAAATTTTTATTTGAGCTGCACGATGGGTTTTCTATTGAAACCGTACTGATGCGCCATGAATATGGAAACTCGATATGTGTGACAACACAGGTAGGCTGCCGGATCGGCTGTACATTTTGTGCTTCCACACTTGGCGGGTTAAAAAGACATTTGGAAGCTGGAGAAATTGTTGCCCAGGTTGTAAAAGTGCAACAGGCGCTTGATGAGACTAATGAACGAGTCAGTTCTGTTGTTATTATGGGGATTGGTGAACCGTTTGATAACTATAATAATATGCTTTCGTTTCTAAAAATTATCAATCATGATAAAGGACTCAATATTGGGGCCCGTCATATCACGGTGTCAACAAGTGGAATCATTCCGAAAATTTATGAATTTGCCGATGAAAATATGCAAATCAATTTTGCCATTTCACTTCATGCACCTAATACGGAATTACGCTCGAAGCTAATGCCAATCAATAAGGCTTATAAACTTGATGACTTAATGAAAGCTGTGCGGTATTATATCGATAAGACAGGGAGACGGATCAGCTTTGAATATGGCTTGTTCGGAGGCGTTAATGATTCGATAGAGCATGCGGAGGAATTGGCAGAGCTTATTAAAGGGCTGAAATGCCATGTTAACCTAATACCAGTCAACTATGTCCCTGAGAGGGATTATGTACGTACTCCAAAAGATAAGATATTTGCATTTGAACGGACACTTAAAAGCCGCGGGATTAATGTGACTATTCGCCGGGAGCAAGGGTCTGATATCGACGCAGCTTGCGGTCAGCTCCGTGCGAAGGAACGGAAAGAGGAGACGATGTGA
- the rpmB gene encoding 50S ribosomal protein L28 — translation MPRKCVVTGKKTTTGNSRSHAMNANKRTWGANLQKVRILVDGKPKRVWVSARALRSGKVERV, via the coding sequence ATGCCACGTAAATGTGTTGTAACTGGAAAGAAAACGACAACAGGTAACTCACGTTCTCACGCTATGAATGCAAATAAGCGTACATGGGGTGCAAACCTTCAAAAAGTACGTATTCTTGTAGATGGAAAACCAAAACGTGTTTGGGTTTCTGCAAGAGCATTAAGATCTGGTAAAGTTGAGCGTGTTTAA
- the rpe gene encoding ribulose-phosphate 3-epimerase, with amino-acid sequence MVKIAPSILSADFSKLGEEILAVEKAGADYIHVDVMDGHFVPNITIGPLIVEAIRPITKLPLDVHLMIENPSQYIEAFAKAGADYLTVHVEADRHLHRTIQKIKSLGVKAGVVINPATPVDTIQHIIGDIDLVLLMSVNPGFGGQKFIPEVLNKIRQVKQMADEKGLNIEIEVDGGVNSETARQCIEAGANVLVAGSAVYNEEDYAKAISQIRGN; translated from the coding sequence ATGGTTAAAATTGCACCATCAATTCTTTCCGCCGATTTTTCTAAATTAGGAGAAGAAATTTTGGCGGTTGAAAAAGCAGGGGCAGACTATATTCATGTAGATGTAATGGATGGTCATTTTGTTCCTAATATAACAATCGGCCCTTTAATTGTAGAGGCTATTCGGCCAATCACCAAACTTCCGCTTGATGTACATTTGATGATTGAAAATCCTAGCCAATATATTGAAGCATTTGCGAAAGCCGGCGCCGATTATCTAACGGTTCATGTTGAGGCTGACAGGCATCTTCATCGGACAATCCAAAAAATTAAGTCCCTAGGAGTCAAGGCTGGCGTTGTAATAAATCCGGCGACACCAGTTGATACCATTCAGCACATAATAGGTGATATTGATCTTGTACTATTAATGTCTGTTAACCCAGGCTTTGGTGGACAGAAGTTTATTCCGGAAGTCCTTAATAAAATAAGGCAAGTAAAACAAATGGCTGATGAAAAAGGTTTAAATATCGAAATTGAAGTGGACGGCGGCGTTAATTCAGAAACTGCAAGGCAGTGTATCGAAGCGGGAGCCAATGTCCTTGTTGCTGGATCCGCGGTTTATAATGAAGAAGACTATGCGAAGGCCATTTCGCAAATAAGAGGAAATTAG
- the sdaAA gene encoding L-serine ammonia-lyase, iron-sulfur-dependent, subunit alpha, which translates to MFRNVAELLDMAVNQNKKISEIMIEQEVTVTGRSREEILSQMDRNLTVMEEAVERGIKGVTSHSGLTGGDAVLMQKYIEKGNFLSGEIILDAVSKAVATNEVNAAMGTICATPTAGSAGVVPGTLFAVKKKLHPTREQMIAFLFTAGAFGFVVANNASISGAAGGCQAEVGSAAGMAAAAIVEMAGGTPEQCAEAMAITLKNMLGLVCDPVAGLVEVPCVKRNAMGAANAMVAADMALAGIKSRIPCDEVIDAMFKIGQSMPKSLKETAQGGLAATPTGRALEAKIFGMPLKEK; encoded by the coding sequence GTGTTTCGCAATGTTGCAGAATTATTGGACATGGCAGTAAATCAAAATAAAAAAATATCCGAAATTATGATTGAGCAGGAAGTAACAGTTACTGGACGTTCAAGAGAAGAAATTCTTAGCCAAATGGATCGGAATCTGACTGTGATGGAAGAAGCGGTGGAACGCGGGATTAAAGGAGTTACATCACACTCGGGTTTAACTGGCGGTGATGCCGTTTTAATGCAAAAATATATCGAAAAAGGCAATTTTCTTTCAGGTGAAATCATTTTGGATGCAGTAAGTAAAGCGGTTGCAACAAATGAAGTGAATGCGGCTATGGGAACGATTTGTGCAACTCCAACGGCAGGATCTGCCGGAGTTGTTCCCGGTACTTTATTTGCCGTAAAGAAAAAGCTTCATCCTACAAGAGAGCAAATGATTGCATTTCTCTTCACAGCAGGGGCATTTGGTTTTGTTGTTGCCAATAATGCATCCATTTCCGGAGCTGCAGGCGGGTGCCAGGCAGAGGTTGGCTCAGCTGCTGGAATGGCTGCTGCAGCTATTGTTGAAATGGCAGGGGGAACGCCTGAACAATGTGCCGAAGCCATGGCCATTACGTTAAAAAATATGCTTGGGCTCGTATGTGACCCTGTTGCAGGCTTGGTTGAAGTACCTTGTGTCAAGCGCAATGCCATGGGAGCAGCAAATGCCATGGTTGCAGCTGATATGGCACTCGCAGGGATTAAGAGCAGGATCCCGTGTGATGAAGTGATAGATGCGATGTTCAAAATCGGACAATCGATGCCTAAATCATTAAAAGAAACAGCACAGGGAGGTTTGGCGGCAACTCCAACAGGCCGTGCGCTTGAGGCCAAAATTTTCGGGATGCCGCTTAAAGAAAAGTGA
- a CDS encoding thiamine diphosphokinase: MIINILAGGPEELLPDLREYSEEQVLWVGVDRGVFHLLNRGIKPNIAFGDFDSVTPDELSFIENQVNEMKRYKPEKDETDMELALNWALAQRPEKIRLFGATGGRIDHLMANVQLLYTPLLENSTVKICLIDRYNQVFLTSPGKHKIKKLKNEKYISFVPLTLMVANLTLEGFKFPLKNRHISLGSTLCISNELINDYGTFSFSEGILIVIRSHD, from the coding sequence ATGATCATAAACATACTTGCTGGAGGCCCGGAAGAATTGTTACCTGATTTACGTGAATATTCGGAAGAACAAGTTCTTTGGGTCGGAGTTGACCGGGGTGTTTTTCATTTATTGAACAGAGGAATTAAACCAAACATTGCATTTGGAGATTTTGATTCTGTTACACCGGATGAATTATCTTTTATTGAAAACCAAGTAAACGAGATGAAGCGATATAAGCCTGAAAAAGATGAAACAGATATGGAGCTGGCGTTAAATTGGGCTTTAGCGCAAAGGCCTGAAAAAATCCGATTGTTTGGTGCTACGGGGGGGAGAATCGATCATTTAATGGCAAATGTACAGCTTTTGTATACGCCGCTCCTAGAAAACAGCACCGTAAAGATTTGTCTTATCGATCGTTATAATCAAGTGTTTTTAACTTCACCTGGGAAACATAAAATAAAAAAATTGAAAAATGAAAAATACATATCTTTTGTACCATTAACCTTAATGGTTGCCAATCTTACTCTTGAGGGCTTTAAATTTCCTTTGAAAAACCGTCATATTTCACTTGGCTCCACACTATGTATTAGTAATGAACTTATCAATGATTATGGTACTTTTTCATTTTCAGAAGGCATATTAATAGTGATAAGAAGCCATGATTAA